The following coding sequences are from one Planctomycetaceae bacterium window:
- a CDS encoding SGNH/GDSL hydrolase family protein: MPDLGYNYRLPEFAAGSRLLFQGDSITDMQWGRNEADRNHYLGHSYVFLIAARLGVDMPAAKLEFFNRGVSGNTLGDLKNRWQSDAIDMKPDLLSILVGVNDVHRAGGAVALPAWEADYRCILHASRKANPALRLVLLDPFVLPSGKLADKDQWQQWRGQVDALCTIVERLAVDYQAVHIRTQEIFDAAAAAVEPAHWMWDGVHPLPQGHELIARYWLQEVSARWSGR; encoded by the coding sequence ATGCCCGACTTGGGATACAACTACCGCCTGCCGGAGTTCGCTGCCGGTAGCCGCCTGCTCTTTCAGGGCGACTCGATCACGGATATGCAGTGGGGGCGCAATGAGGCCGACCGCAATCACTACCTCGGCCACAGCTATGTGTTTCTGATCGCGGCGCGGCTGGGGGTGGACATGCCGGCGGCCAAGCTCGAGTTCTTCAACCGCGGCGTCAGCGGCAACACGTTGGGCGACTTGAAGAACCGCTGGCAGAGCGACGCCATCGACATGAAGCCTGACCTGCTGAGCATTCTCGTGGGCGTCAACGACGTCCACCGCGCCGGCGGGGCGGTGGCCTTGCCCGCGTGGGAGGCCGACTACCGCTGCATCCTCCACGCCAGCCGCAAGGCCAATCCCGCCCTGCGGCTGGTCCTGCTGGACCCCTTCGTTCTGCCTTCGGGCAAGCTGGCCGACAAGGACCAGTGGCAGCAATGGCGCGGGCAGGTGGACGCGCTCTGCACCATCGTCGAGCGACTGGCTGTCGACTACCAGGCCGTCCATATCCGCACGCAGGAAATCTTCGACGCCGCCGCGGCCGCCGTCGAGCCCGCGCATTGGATGTGGGACGGCGTCCATCCACTGCCCCAAGGCCACGAATTGATCGCGCGGTATTGGCTGCAGGAAGTCAGTGCCCGCTGGAGCGGGCGGTAG